The proteins below are encoded in one region of Ostrea edulis chromosome 3, xbOstEdul1.1, whole genome shotgun sequence:
- the LOC125675553 gene encoding protein TFG-like: MDLSGKLIIKVQLGDDIRRIPIHNEDITYDELVLMMQRVFRGKLNNDDDILIKYKDEDQDLVTIFDDSDLSFAIQCSRILKITLFVNGQNNTPTGNGQQLTTLRKELRQIRDRVTQLLDQMEVGEQEITSSRDSKRMPNAKDEPVFVSESRRRVDQVTSSQPRDVSHSKEFDPYSSQKSVDENSSSKVMSSFGMSGQERSGTPDSISSIGSATNQKQNIQPSPTPTNPVSHPSAFVSPQPSQSLPQRSTPQQHPGQPSFNQQPMGYQGQQPGYGQQAPGFPGGPQQQAPPPQPGAQQRPFQNPSTSQPERQPSPMTQGMPPGQPGMPQGQQHGMPSGQPAQGMPPGQVGQPGMPQGQQQGMQQGMPHGPPQPTQGVPPGQPGYPPQQGTGNYGYGQYGGQGMPQPGQGQMPPASSSASWNQQQQGMFQGGYAGQPQPGGTPPSSAGSTPANQSNPYARPGGQGPFSGYPKPAQNYPNYNK; the protein is encoded by the exons ATGGATCTGAGTGGAAAATTAATCATCAAAGTCCAGTTAGGAGACGACATCCGGAGAATTCCGATCCACAATGAGGACATTACCTACGATGAGTTGGTGCTGATGATGCAGAGAGTGTTTAGGGGAAAGCTGAACAATGATGATGACATTCTGATCAAGTATAAAGACGAAG ATCAAGATCTGGTGACTATCTTCGATGACTCGGATCTATCATTTGCAATACAGTGCAGCAGGATTCTAAAAATAACTTTATTTG TAAATGGACAGAACAATACACCTACAGGAAATGggcagcaactgaccacgttgAGGAAAGAGTTGAGACAGATTCGAGATCGGGTCACCCAGCTCCTGGACCAGATGGAGGTGGGGGAGCAGGAAATTACCAGTTCTAGGGACAGCAAAAGGATGCCTAATGCCAAAG ATGAGCCAGTGTTTGTATCGGAGAGCAGGCGTCGGGTGGATCAGGTGACTTCCAGCCAGCCGAGGGACGTCTCCCATAGCAAGGAGTTTGATCCGTACTCCAGTCAGAAGTCCGTGGATGAAAACAGCTCCAGCAAAGTCATGTCTTCGTTTGGAATGAGCG GACAAGAGAGATCTGGAACCCCAGACAGCATATCCAGCATTGGCTCAGCAACTAACCAGAAACAAAATATCCAGCCCTCACCCACCCCCACCAATCCTGTCTCCCACCCTTCAGCTTTTGTTTCTCCTCAGCCATCCCAGAGTCTACCCCAGAGATCCACCCCACAACAGCACCCTGGACAGCCGAGCTTTAATCAGCAGCCCATGGGTTATCAAGGGCAGCAGCCCGGGTACGGTCAGCAGGCCCCAG GCTTCCCTGGTGGTCCCCAGCAACAAGCCCCACCGCCCCAGCCAGGTGCACAGCAGAGACCCTTTCAGAACCCTTCCACCTCTCAACCTGAAAGGCAACCAAGCCCAATGACCCAGGGGATGCCCCCTGGCCAGCCAGGAATGCCTCAGGGCCAACAACATGGAATGCCCTCAGGGCAGCCCGCACAGGGCATGCCACCTGGACAGGTAGGACAACCGGGAATGCCCCAGGGTCAACAACAAGGCATGCAACAAGGGATGCCCCATGGGCCACCACAGCCAACGCAGGGGGTACCTCCAGGGCAGCCTGGGTATCCCCCACAACAGGGCACTGGTAACTATGGTTACGGGCAGTATGGTGGCCAAGGCATGCCTCAGCCTGGACAAGGCCAGATGCCTCCAGCATCATCATCAGCCTCATGGAATCAGCAACAGCAG GGAATGTTTCAAGGGGGATATGCAGGACAACCTCAGCCAGGAGGTACACCCCCCAGCAGTGctggatccacccctgcaaACCAGTCTAATCCCTATGCCAGACCGGGAGGGCAAGGGCCCTTCAGTGGTTATCCCAAACCAGCACAGAATTATCCCAATTATAACAAgtga
- the LOC130046528 gene encoding uncharacterized protein LOC130046528, protein MGTLFINFSHKIEYALTKYPAVEESLKSISIKCNLAYVNDIGLEETCPTELQRATQVYINGEECAVVRPGYQCVTFAVCQQLKLPCSGSGSSECLYDGFRYFRAWVYCKSCGFKLVKLKLPQCCSCRKFQVCEIPQN, encoded by the exons ATGGGAACCCTTTTCATTAATTTTAGTCACAAAATCGAATATGCACTGACAAAATATCCGGCAGTGGAAGAATCCCTGAAGAGCATTTCTATAAAATGCAACTTGGC GTACGTCAATGACATCGGCCTTGAAGAAACATGTCCGACCGAGCTTCAACGGGCCACCCAGGTATACATTAATGGAGAAGAATGCGCCGTGGTTAGGCCTGGATACCAGTGTGTCACATTCGCAGTTTGCCAACAGCTAAA GCTGCCCTGTTCCGGGTCAGGATCTAGTGAGTGCTTATATGATGGATTCCGATACTTTCGTGCCTGGGTCTACTGTAAAAGTTGTGGTTTCAAGTTAGTCAAACTGAAGTTGCCTCAATGCTGTTCATGTAGAAAATTCCAAGTCTGCGAGATTCCACAGAATTAA